Proteins from a single region of Amycolatopsis sp. CA-230715:
- the murJ gene encoding murein biosynthesis integral membrane protein MurJ, with protein MPFGAPPLRPDDPDATVFLPRVGGLPTSPRWPVADPDALRPYESLATRMLPRVQAPAPAPETTAAPAAPSLAKSSATMAIASLASRVTGFFWKAMLVWAIGTGAVNDSFTIANTMPNILFELLFGGVLTSVVVPLLVRAQDDPDSGEAYTQRMLTVGLVILLAGTVVAVLAAPAFTSLYIPEGSRANSELTTAFARLLLPEIFFYGGFALLSAILNAKNLFGQVAWAPVANNAVVIATLAVFMVMPGQISLDPVRMGEPKLLVLGIGVTAGIAVQAGMLVPAVLRSGFRFRWRWGLDARMKEFGGLALWVLGYVVASQIAVTVTTRVLTTGDPGGVTVYSNAWLLFQLPYGVIGVSLLTAIMPRLSRNAADGDTRKVVADLSYGSRIATVLLVPIAAVLTVIGVPVGIAVFHGGANSVEDATRLGQALAVSAFGLLPYALVMLQLRVFYAMKDARTPTLIMVVMTVVKVPLLYLCPVLLDSRQVVLGVMLINSLVFVIGAIVGQVWLWVSLGHLRSKRALGIILWSVAASTLGVLVAVLAGLLLPGTDGRIMAVVKVIVQSATGLGVAFGVLYALRIEELTPATKRLSRLFGRAKQA; from the coding sequence ATGCCGTTCGGTGCGCCGCCGCTGCGGCCCGACGACCCGGACGCGACGGTGTTCCTGCCCCGTGTCGGCGGGTTGCCGACCAGCCCGCGCTGGCCGGTGGCCGATCCGGACGCGTTGCGGCCGTACGAAAGCCTCGCCACCCGGATGCTGCCGAGGGTGCAGGCGCCAGCCCCGGCACCCGAAACGACCGCGGCACCGGCCGCGCCGTCGTTGGCGAAGTCCAGTGCCACCATGGCGATCGCGTCGCTGGCCAGCCGGGTCACCGGGTTCTTCTGGAAGGCCATGCTGGTGTGGGCGATCGGCACCGGGGCGGTGAACGACTCGTTCACCATCGCCAACACGATGCCGAACATCCTCTTCGAACTGCTCTTCGGCGGCGTGCTGACCAGCGTCGTGGTGCCGCTGCTGGTGCGCGCGCAGGACGATCCCGACAGCGGCGAGGCCTACACGCAGCGGATGCTGACGGTCGGGCTGGTGATCCTGCTGGCGGGCACGGTCGTCGCGGTGCTCGCGGCGCCCGCGTTCACCTCGCTGTACATCCCCGAGGGCAGCCGCGCCAATTCCGAGCTGACCACCGCGTTCGCGCGACTGCTCCTGCCGGAGATCTTCTTCTACGGCGGATTCGCGCTGCTGTCGGCGATCCTCAACGCGAAGAACCTGTTCGGGCAGGTGGCCTGGGCACCGGTGGCGAACAACGCGGTGGTCATCGCGACGCTCGCGGTGTTCATGGTGATGCCGGGGCAGATCAGCCTCGACCCGGTGCGCATGGGGGAGCCGAAGCTGCTGGTGCTGGGGATCGGGGTGACCGCGGGCATCGCGGTGCAGGCCGGGATGCTGGTGCCCGCGGTGCTGCGCTCGGGATTCCGGTTCCGGTGGCGCTGGGGCCTCGACGCCAGGATGAAGGAGTTCGGCGGCCTGGCGCTGTGGGTCCTCGGCTACGTCGTGGCGAGCCAGATCGCGGTCACCGTCACCACGCGCGTGCTCACCACCGGCGATCCGGGCGGGGTCACGGTCTACTCCAACGCCTGGCTGCTGTTCCAGTTGCCGTACGGCGTGATCGGCGTGTCACTGCTGACCGCGATCATGCCGAGGCTGAGCCGCAACGCCGCCGACGGAGACACCCGCAAGGTGGTCGCGGACCTGTCCTACGGTTCGCGGATCGCGACGGTGCTGCTGGTCCCGATCGCCGCGGTGCTGACCGTGATCGGCGTACCGGTGGGCATCGCGGTGTTCCACGGCGGCGCGAACTCCGTCGAGGACGCCACCCGGCTCGGGCAGGCGCTCGCCGTGTCCGCGTTCGGCCTGCTGCCCTACGCGCTGGTGATGCTCCAGCTCCGGGTGTTCTACGCGATGAAGGACGCGCGGACGCCGACCCTGATCATGGTCGTGATGACCGTGGTGAAGGTGCCGCTGCTGTACCTGTGCCCGGTCCTGCTCGACAGCCGTCAGGTGGTGCTCGGGGTGATGCTGATCAATTCGCTGGTCTTCGTCATCGGGGCGATCGTCGGCCAGGTCTGGCTCTGGGTGAGCCTGGGACACCTGCGCAGCAAGCGGGCGCTCGGGATCATCCTGTGGTCGGTCGCGGCGAGCACGCTGGGGGTGCTGGTGGCGGTGCTCGCCGGGCTGCTCCTTCCCGGAACCGACGGGCGGATCATGGCCGTGGTCAAGGTGATCGTGCAGAGCGCGACCGGGTTGGGCGTCGCGTTCGGAGTGCTCTACGCGCTCCGGATCGAAGAACTGACACCGGCGACGAAACGGCTTTCTCGGTTGTTCGGCCGCGCGAAACAAGCGTAG
- a CDS encoding exodeoxyribonuclease III, whose translation MRIATWNVNSVGARLPRLLSWLSSAKPDVLCLQELKCTTEAFPHNEVGELGYEVAAYGLGRWNGVAILSRAGIDEVTRGLVGEPTYDDTAEPRAIGATCGGVRVWSVYVPNGREPEHAHYGYKLRWLDALRATAEAELAADRPFAVLGDFNIAPTDEDVWDISAFENSTHVTEPERKALAMLRETGLSDVLPRALKYDRPYTYWDYRQLAFPKNRGMRIDLVYGNPSFASAVEDAYVDREERKGKGGSDHAPVVVDLTP comes from the coding sequence ATGCGCATCGCGACCTGGAACGTGAACTCCGTCGGCGCCAGGCTTCCCCGCCTGCTCTCGTGGCTCTCGTCGGCGAAACCGGACGTGCTGTGCCTGCAGGAGCTGAAGTGCACCACGGAAGCCTTCCCGCACAACGAGGTCGGCGAACTCGGCTACGAGGTCGCCGCCTACGGCCTCGGGCGGTGGAACGGGGTCGCGATCCTGTCCCGCGCGGGGATCGACGAGGTGACCCGCGGGCTCGTCGGCGAACCCACCTACGACGACACCGCCGAACCGCGCGCGATCGGCGCGACGTGCGGCGGGGTCCGCGTGTGGTCGGTCTACGTGCCCAACGGCCGCGAACCGGAGCACGCGCACTACGGCTACAAGCTGCGCTGGCTCGACGCGCTGCGCGCGACCGCCGAGGCGGAACTGGCCGCGGACCGCCCCTTCGCCGTGCTCGGTGACTTCAACATCGCACCCACCGACGAGGACGTGTGGGACATCAGCGCGTTCGAGAACTCGACCCACGTCACCGAGCCGGAGCGCAAGGCACTGGCGATGCTGCGGGAGACCGGGCTCTCCGACGTGCTGCCGAGGGCGCTGAAGTACGACCGCCCCTACACCTACTGGGACTACCGCCAGCTCGCGTTCCCCAAGAACCGCGGCATGCGGATCGATCTGGTGTACGGCAACCCGTCGTTCGCGAGCGCCGTCGAAGACGCCTACGTCGACCGCGAGGAGCGCAAGGGGAAGGGCGGGTCCGACCACGCACCGGTGGTCGTCGACCTCACGCCCTGA
- the uvrC gene encoding excinuclease ABC subunit UvrC encodes MADPSTYRPSPGSIPDAPGVYKFRDATKRVIYVGKAKSLRSRLSSYFADLAGLHPRTRQMVTTAASVEWTVVGTEVEALQLEYNWIKEFDPRFNVRYRDDKTYPVLAVTMHEEFPRLHVYRGPRKKGVRYFGPYAHAWAIRETLDLLLRVFPARTCSTGVFRRHGQIGRPCLLGYIEKCSAPCVGKVSAEEHRAIVEDFCDFLAGRTDAMVRRLEKDMARASEELEFERAARLRDDIGALRRAMEKQAVVLGDGTDADVVAFAHDDLEAAVQVFHVRGGRVRGQRGWVVDKAEEMDVPALVDQFLTQFYGEQAELARDDAEPGSPVPREVLVPELPADADAVGEWLSSLRGSRVQLRVPQRGDKRSLAETVQRNATEAFAQHKLKRAGDLTARSAALSELQEHLGLDTAPLRIECVDISHIQGSDVVASLVVFEDGLARKSEYRRFALREAAEEGDVASIAEVVRRRFSRYLKETADIEGAEDTSTPGIDPETGRPRKFAYPPNLLVVDGAGPQATAAAEVLAELGITDVAVIGLAKRLEEVWLPADPDPVILPRTSDGLYLLQRVRDEAHRFAIRYHREKRSKRVQSSALDGVPGLGQARKTALIKHFGSVKKLKQASVDEIAGVQGFGRRTAEAVHAALAGSTNGSAEAGHGGEKGS; translated from the coding sequence GTGGCTGATCCGTCCACCTACCGTCCCTCACCGGGGAGCATCCCGGACGCACCTGGCGTGTACAAGTTCCGCGACGCCACGAAGCGGGTCATCTACGTCGGCAAGGCGAAGAGCCTGCGCAGCAGGCTGAGCTCCTACTTCGCCGATCTCGCCGGTCTGCACCCGCGGACGCGGCAGATGGTGACCACTGCGGCGAGCGTCGAATGGACCGTGGTGGGCACCGAGGTCGAGGCGCTCCAGCTGGAGTACAACTGGATCAAGGAGTTCGACCCGCGGTTCAACGTCCGCTACCGCGACGACAAGACGTACCCGGTGCTCGCGGTGACGATGCACGAGGAGTTCCCGCGGCTGCACGTCTACCGCGGCCCGCGCAAGAAGGGCGTGCGGTACTTCGGCCCGTACGCGCACGCGTGGGCGATCCGCGAGACGCTCGACCTGCTGCTCCGGGTGTTCCCCGCGCGCACCTGCTCCACCGGCGTGTTCCGCAGGCACGGCCAGATCGGCAGGCCCTGCCTGCTCGGCTACATCGAGAAGTGCTCCGCGCCGTGCGTCGGCAAGGTCAGCGCGGAGGAGCACCGCGCGATCGTCGAGGACTTCTGCGACTTCCTCGCCGGCCGCACCGACGCGATGGTGCGCAGGCTCGAAAAGGACATGGCGCGGGCGTCCGAGGAGCTGGAGTTCGAGCGGGCGGCGCGGCTGCGCGACGACATCGGGGCGTTGCGGCGGGCGATGGAGAAGCAGGCCGTGGTGCTCGGCGACGGCACCGACGCGGACGTGGTCGCCTTCGCGCACGACGACCTGGAAGCCGCCGTGCAGGTCTTCCACGTGCGCGGCGGGCGCGTGCGCGGGCAGCGCGGCTGGGTCGTCGACAAGGCGGAGGAAATGGACGTGCCCGCGCTCGTCGACCAGTTCCTCACCCAGTTCTACGGCGAGCAGGCCGAACTGGCCCGCGACGACGCGGAGCCGGGTTCGCCCGTGCCGCGCGAGGTCCTCGTGCCCGAACTGCCCGCGGACGCCGACGCGGTCGGGGAGTGGCTGTCGAGCCTGCGCGGCTCGCGAGTTCAGCTGCGGGTGCCCCAGCGCGGGGACAAGCGCTCGCTCGCGGAAACCGTCCAGCGCAACGCCACCGAGGCCTTCGCACAGCACAAGCTCAAGCGCGCGGGCGACCTCACCGCGCGCTCGGCCGCGCTGTCCGAGCTGCAGGAGCACCTCGGGCTCGACACCGCGCCGCTGCGCATCGAATGCGTGGACATCAGCCACATCCAGGGCAGCGACGTGGTGGCCTCGCTGGTGGTGTTCGAGGACGGCCTCGCGCGCAAGTCGGAGTACCGGCGCTTCGCGCTCAGGGAGGCCGCGGAGGAGGGGGACGTCGCCTCCATCGCGGAGGTCGTCCGGCGGCGGTTTTCGCGCTACCTCAAGGAAACCGCCGACATCGAAGGCGCCGAGGACACGTCAACGCCCGGGATCGACCCGGAGACCGGCAGGCCGCGCAAGTTCGCCTACCCGCCGAACCTGCTGGTCGTCGATGGCGCGGGCCCGCAGGCCACCGCCGCCGCGGAGGTGCTCGCCGAGCTGGGCATCACCGACGTCGCCGTGATCGGTCTCGCCAAGCGACTGGAAGAGGTGTGGCTGCCGGCCGACCCGGATCCGGTCATCCTGCCCCGCACCTCCGACGGGCTCTACCTGCTCCAGCGCGTGCGCGACGAGGCGCACCGGTTCGCCATCCGGTACCACCGCGAAAAGCGGTCCAAACGCGTGCAGTCTTCGGCGCTCGACGGCGTGCCCGGTCTCGGCCAGGCGAGGAAGACGGCGCTCATCAAGCATTTCGGCTCGGTGAAGAAACTCAAGCAGGCGAGCGTGGACGAGATCGCCGGAGTGCAGGGCTTCGGCAGGCGCACCGCGGAAGCGGTGCACGCCGCGCTGGCCGGTTCGACGAACGGTTCGGCGGAAGCCGGCCACGGAGGGGAGAAGGGCTCGTGA
- a CDS encoding HAD family hydrolase, which produces MAVPMRRPAAVLFDVLETLVQLEPLRQRFVEAGRPGHELELFFARMLRDGMAFTLAGEAPPFRAVAAAELALTTGLGPEPVDHILDGFTGLPLQPDAEPAFDLLADAGIPCYAFTHGSASVISSALDAAGIGHKLAGILSAESIASFKPPSKVYHWACREIGVAPEAAALVAVHSWDTHGALRAGLLAGLATRLEGALSPVVDRPHVVAARVDDVVEGFLA; this is translated from the coding sequence ATGGCAGTACCGATGCGCCGCCCCGCCGCAGTTCTGTTCGACGTGCTGGAAACCCTCGTCCAGCTGGAACCGCTGCGGCAGCGGTTCGTCGAGGCGGGACGGCCCGGCCATGAACTCGAACTGTTCTTCGCCCGTATGCTGCGCGACGGGATGGCGTTCACGCTGGCGGGGGAGGCGCCGCCGTTCCGGGCGGTCGCGGCCGCCGAACTCGCCCTCACCACCGGGCTCGGGCCGGAACCGGTGGACCACATCCTGGACGGGTTCACCGGCCTCCCGCTGCAGCCGGACGCCGAACCCGCCTTCGATCTGCTCGCCGACGCGGGAATCCCTTGCTACGCCTTCACGCACGGCTCGGCGTCGGTCATCTCGTCGGCGCTCGACGCGGCGGGGATCGGGCACAAGCTCGCCGGAATCCTGTCGGCGGAAAGCATCGCGTCGTTCAAGCCGCCGTCGAAGGTCTACCACTGGGCGTGCCGGGAAATCGGCGTCGCACCGGAAGCGGCGGCACTCGTCGCCGTGCATTCGTGGGACACCCACGGCGCGCTGCGGGCCGGGCTGCTGGCCGGGCTCGCGACGCGGCTCGAAGGTGCCCTCTCGCCCGTGGTCGACCGCCCGCACGTGGTGGCGGCACGGGTCGACGACGTGGTCGAGGGGTTCCTCGCCTGA
- the whiA gene encoding DNA-binding protein WhiA — protein MAMTAEVKDELSRLEITKIGPRRAEVASMLRFAGGLHIVGGRVVVEAELDTGSVARRLRKEIHDLYGHHSDVHVLSSSGLRKGTRYVVRVVKDGEGLARQTGLIDQRGRPVRGLPAAVVSGGIADAEAAWRGAFLAHGSLTEPGRSSSLEVTCPGPEAALALVGAARRLGIQAKSREVRGADRVVVRDGDAIGALLTRLGAHKSVLNWEERRMRREVRATANRLANFDDANLRRSARAAVAAAARVERAMDILGDSAPDHLLMAGKLRLSNRQASLEELGQLADPPMTKDAVAGRIRRLLAMADKKAKEQNIPDTESAVTPEMLEEEDA, from the coding sequence ATGGCGATGACCGCCGAGGTGAAGGACGAGCTGAGTCGTCTGGAGATCACCAAGATCGGCCCGCGCCGGGCCGAGGTGGCCTCGATGCTCCGCTTCGCGGGCGGGCTGCACATCGTCGGCGGCCGCGTGGTGGTGGAGGCCGAACTGGACACCGGCTCGGTCGCGCGGCGCCTGCGCAAGGAGATCCACGACCTCTACGGCCACCATTCGGACGTGCACGTGCTGTCTTCGAGCGGGCTGCGCAAGGGCACCCGTTACGTGGTGCGCGTGGTGAAGGACGGCGAGGGGCTCGCCAGGCAGACCGGGCTCATCGACCAGCGCGGCCGCCCGGTGCGCGGGCTGCCCGCCGCGGTCGTGTCGGGCGGGATCGCCGACGCCGAAGCCGCGTGGCGCGGTGCCTTCCTCGCGCACGGGTCGCTGACCGAGCCGGGCCGGTCGTCGTCGCTGGAGGTGACCTGCCCCGGTCCCGAGGCCGCGCTGGCGCTCGTCGGCGCCGCGCGCAGGCTCGGCATCCAGGCGAAGTCGCGCGAGGTGCGCGGGGCGGATCGCGTGGTGGTGCGCGACGGTGACGCGATCGGCGCGCTGCTCACCAGGCTCGGCGCGCACAAGAGCGTGCTGAACTGGGAAGAGCGCCGCATGCGCCGCGAGGTGCGCGCGACCGCGAACCGGCTGGCCAACTTCGACGACGCGAACCTGCGCCGGTCCGCCCGCGCGGCCGTCGCCGCGGCCGCCCGCGTCGAACGGGCGATGGACATCCTCGGCGACTCCGCGCCGGACCATCTCCTGATGGCGGGCAAGCTGCGCCTGTCGAACCGGCAGGCCTCGCTGGAGGAACTGGGCCAGCTCGCCGATCCGCCGATGACGAAGGACGCGGTGGCTGGCCGGATCCGCCGCCTGCTCGCGATGGCCGACAAGAAGGCCAAGGAGCAGAACATCCCGGACACCGAGTCCGCGGTCACCCCCGAAATGCTCGAAGAGGAAGACGCCTGA
- a CDS encoding glucosyl-3-phosphoglycerate synthase — MAPEVDAWLVRRSSRAADWPAASLVAAKRGRRISVVLPARDEEETVGAIVGAIRRDLMEELPVVDELVVVDSRSTDRTAAVAAGAGASVVAQDAVLPALARLDGKGDALWKRLAATTGDFVVFVDADLRDFTTAYVTGLLGPLLADDEIGYVKGFYHRPLAGAENTDADGGGRVTELVARPLLNLYWPELAGMVQPLAGEYAGRRELLESIPFVAGYGVEIGHLIDLAEAHGIEVLAQVDLGHRKHRHQSTQALGRMSGQIVQTVFERLERHGGLVPVRRRANVLAQFRRAHGAGEHGVERELLLTDLSHRERPPLRDLRTRLRESA; from the coding sequence ATGGCCCCCGAAGTCGACGCCTGGCTCGTGCGGCGCAGCAGCCGCGCCGCAGACTGGCCCGCGGCGTCTTTGGTGGCGGCGAAGCGGGGGCGGCGGATCAGCGTGGTGCTCCCCGCCCGCGACGAGGAGGAAACGGTCGGCGCGATCGTCGGTGCCATCCGTCGCGACTTGATGGAGGAGTTGCCCGTCGTCGACGAACTCGTGGTGGTCGATTCCCGTTCCACGGACCGGACGGCGGCCGTCGCGGCCGGTGCGGGCGCCAGCGTCGTCGCGCAGGACGCCGTGCTGCCCGCGCTGGCACGGCTCGACGGCAAGGGGGACGCGCTGTGGAAGAGGCTTGCCGCGACGACGGGTGACTTCGTCGTGTTCGTCGACGCCGATCTGCGCGACTTCACCACCGCGTACGTGACCGGGCTGCTCGGTCCGCTGCTCGCCGACGACGAAATCGGCTATGTGAAAGGCTTTTACCACCGGCCGCTCGCTGGCGCCGAGAACACCGACGCCGACGGCGGGGGACGGGTGACGGAACTCGTCGCCAGGCCGCTGCTGAACCTGTACTGGCCGGAGCTGGCCGGGATGGTCCAGCCGCTCGCGGGTGAGTACGCGGGCAGGCGCGAGCTGCTGGAGTCGATCCCGTTCGTCGCGGGCTACGGCGTCGAGATCGGGCACCTGATCGATCTCGCCGAGGCGCACGGCATCGAGGTGCTCGCCCAGGTCGATCTCGGCCACCGGAAGCACCGGCACCAGAGCACGCAGGCGCTCGGGCGGATGTCGGGGCAGATCGTGCAAACCGTGTTCGAGCGCCTCGAACGCCACGGCGGGCTCGTTCCGGTGCGGCGCCGGGCGAACGTGCTGGCGCAGTTCCGCCGCGCGCACGGCGCGGGGGAGCACGGCGTCGAGCGCGAACTGCTCCTGACCGATCTGAGCCATCGCGAACGCCCGCCCCTGCGCGATCTGCGGACGCGCCTGCGCGAGAGCGCCTAA
- the rapZ gene encoding RNase adapter RapZ: MEVAVVSGLSGAGRSTAAKCLEDLGWFVVDNLPPELIATMVELGAQARGVITKVAVVMDVRSRAFTDDLASVIKDLDARGYKPRVLFLEATDAVLVRRFEAVRRGHPMQGDGRLADGITAERALLAPLREEADLVLETSSLSVHDLRAKIEDAFGSEASTQTRVTVLSFGYKYGLPMDADLVMDVRFLPNPFWIPELRDHTGLDGEVRNYVLSQEGAEEFLDRYHQLLGLIGAGYKREGKRYLTLAVGCTGGKHRSVAISEELATRLSDEDGMAVKVVHRDLGRE, from the coding sequence ATGGAGGTCGCGGTCGTCAGCGGGCTTTCCGGCGCGGGCCGGAGCACCGCGGCGAAGTGCCTCGAGGACCTCGGCTGGTTCGTGGTGGACAACCTGCCGCCGGAGCTGATCGCCACCATGGTCGAGCTGGGCGCGCAGGCGCGCGGCGTGATCACCAAGGTGGCCGTGGTGATGGACGTGCGCTCGCGCGCGTTCACCGACGACCTCGCCTCCGTCATCAAGGATCTCGACGCGCGCGGCTACAAGCCGAGGGTGCTGTTCCTGGAGGCGACGGACGCGGTGCTGGTGCGCCGGTTCGAGGCGGTGCGCCGAGGGCACCCGATGCAGGGCGACGGCAGGCTCGCCGACGGCATCACCGCCGAGCGGGCGCTCCTCGCGCCGCTGCGCGAGGAAGCCGATCTCGTGCTGGAGACCTCGTCGCTGTCGGTGCACGACCTGCGGGCCAAGATCGAGGACGCGTTCGGCTCCGAGGCGAGCACGCAGACCCGCGTCACCGTGCTGTCCTTCGGCTACAAGTACGGCCTGCCGATGGACGCCGATCTCGTGATGGACGTGCGGTTCCTGCCGAACCCGTTCTGGATCCCCGAACTGCGCGACCACACCGGTCTCGACGGCGAGGTCCGCAACTACGTGCTCTCGCAGGAAGGCGCCGAGGAGTTCCTCGACCGCTACCACCAGCTCCTGGGGCTCATCGGCGCCGGGTACAAGCGCGAAGGCAAGCGCTACCTCACGCTCGCGGTCGGGTGCACCGGCGGGAAGCACCGCAGCGTGGCCATTTCCGAGGAGCTCGCCACCCGACTGTCCGATGAGGACGGAATGGCCGTGAAGGTGGTGCACCGCGACCTTGGCCGCGAGTAA
- a CDS encoding TetR/AcrR family transcriptional regulator, whose amino-acid sequence MKTAERIAVAAREILEKDGADAVSMRKVAEAVGVTPMAIYRHYENREALLRAIADACSVELARDWEKRAAEGDAESTIMAMLEDFLDFALRRPRLYTFLMIDRRDGVPRFPDDFRGAGAPPFSQTVRAVEAGMRDGTLREDDPLEVTQSFAAQTQGLVQLYLGGRIGLSEEDFRALCRRALQRVFAGLRA is encoded by the coding sequence GTGAAGACGGCTGAGCGGATCGCGGTGGCGGCACGGGAAATCCTGGAGAAGGACGGCGCCGACGCCGTCAGCATGCGCAAGGTCGCCGAGGCGGTTGGCGTCACGCCGATGGCCATCTACCGGCACTACGAGAACCGCGAGGCGCTGTTGCGCGCGATCGCGGACGCCTGCTCGGTGGAACTGGCCAGGGACTGGGAAAAGCGGGCCGCCGAAGGAGACGCGGAAAGCACGATCATGGCCATGCTCGAAGACTTCCTCGACTTCGCGCTGCGCCGCCCCCGGCTCTACACCTTCCTGATGATCGACCGCAGGGACGGCGTGCCCCGGTTCCCGGACGACTTCCGCGGCGCGGGCGCGCCGCCGTTCAGCCAGACCGTGCGCGCGGTGGAAGCGGGCATGCGGGACGGCACTCTGCGCGAGGACGACCCCCTGGAGGTCACGCAGTCGTTCGCCGCGCAGACGCAGGGACTCGTGCAGCTCTACCTCGGCGGCCGGATCGGACTGTCCGAAGAGGACTTCCGCGCGCTGTGCCGCCGCGCGCTGCAACGGGTTTTCGCCGGGCTCAGGGCGTGA
- a CDS encoding S1 family peptidase has protein sequence MSRTRILGAASLTAVALTLGAGAATAAPSSGAQPLIVGGTTAQAVPWGAQVYVNTPDRQFQGFNCSGTIIAAEWVLTAHHCLDEDGSGMHVKVGSNKLFEGTEAEVDRKEVSPNGDIALLHLKKGVDTTFMKLGDGDPAAGATNELYGWGRETPTGPPASALKTTNVKVKGTSSDNDGGPAIQSVGINGAAWKGDSGGPQVSDGVQVGVASTVQNQDGTNKTGTNNYSSVAASRDWIKQTAGV, from the coding sequence GTGAGCCGCACACGCATCCTTGGCGCAGCCTCCCTCACCGCGGTCGCACTGACCCTCGGTGCGGGCGCCGCCACCGCAGCACCCTCCTCCGGCGCGCAGCCGCTCATCGTCGGCGGCACCACCGCGCAGGCCGTTCCGTGGGGCGCGCAGGTCTACGTCAACACCCCCGACCGGCAGTTCCAGGGCTTCAACTGCTCCGGCACGATCATCGCCGCCGAGTGGGTGCTCACCGCGCACCACTGCCTCGACGAGGACGGCAGCGGCATGCACGTCAAGGTCGGCAGCAACAAGCTGTTCGAGGGCACCGAAGCGGAGGTGGACCGCAAGGAGGTCTCGCCGAACGGTGACATCGCGCTGCTGCACCTGAAGAAGGGCGTCGACACCACCTTCATGAAGCTCGGGGACGGCGACCCCGCCGCAGGCGCCACCAACGAGCTGTACGGCTGGGGCCGCGAAACCCCGACCGGCCCGCCAGCCTCGGCGCTGAAGACCACGAACGTCAAGGTCAAGGGCACCTCTTCGGACAACGACGGCGGCCCGGCGATCCAGAGCGTCGGCATCAACGGCGCCGCGTGGAAGGGCGACTCCGGCGGCCCGCAGGTCTCGGACGGCGTGCAGGTCGGCGTCGCGTCGACGGTGCAGAACCAGGACGGCACCAACAAGACCGGCACGAACAACTACTCCAGCGTCGCCGCCAGCAGGGACTGGATCAAGCAGACCGCTGGGGTCTGA
- a CDS encoding gluconeogenesis factor YvcK family protein: protein MRAVALGGGHGLHATLTALRRLTDEVTAVVTVADDGGSSGRLRRELGLLPPGDLRQALAALAAAEDGGTFWAEVFQHRFGGEGALAGHAVGNLLLAGLFEVLGDPVAALDEARRLLGVSGRVLPMSPEPLEIVAEVTGLDGDLATGAVRRIRGQVAVASTPGQVQRITVDTARHSTDPPRACAEAVDAVLGADVVFLGPGSWFTSVLPHLLVPELHDALVRTEATKIVILNLVPQPGETAGFSPERHLDVLLQHAPELKVDAVIADRESVPVPARLRDAAAALGARAHLADVAKPTAPSQHDPDALARCVREALGLGERGDRGPEARP from the coding sequence GTGCGCGCGGTCGCGCTCGGCGGCGGCCACGGGCTGCACGCGACGCTCACCGCGTTGCGGCGCCTGACCGACGAGGTGACCGCGGTGGTCACGGTCGCCGACGACGGCGGTTCCTCCGGTCGGTTGCGCCGCGAACTGGGCCTGCTGCCGCCGGGTGATCTCCGGCAGGCGCTGGCCGCGCTGGCCGCGGCCGAGGACGGCGGCACCTTCTGGGCTGAGGTCTTTCAGCACCGGTTCGGCGGCGAGGGCGCGCTCGCCGGGCACGCGGTGGGCAATCTGCTGCTGGCCGGTCTGTTCGAGGTGCTCGGCGACCCGGTGGCCGCGCTCGACGAGGCGCGCAGGCTGCTCGGGGTGTCCGGCCGCGTGCTGCCGATGTCACCCGAACCGTTGGAAATCGTGGCCGAGGTGACCGGGCTCGACGGCGATCTCGCCACCGGCGCGGTCCGCCGGATCCGCGGCCAGGTCGCGGTGGCCTCCACCCCGGGGCAGGTCCAACGGATCACGGTGGACACCGCGCGGCACTCCACGGACCCTCCGCGCGCCTGCGCGGAGGCCGTCGACGCGGTGCTCGGCGCCGACGTGGTGTTCCTCGGCCCTGGTTCGTGGTTCACCAGCGTGCTGCCGCACCTGCTGGTGCCCGAGCTGCACGATGCCTTGGTGCGCACCGAAGCCACGAAGATCGTGATCCTCAACCTCGTCCCTCAACCGGGGGAGACTGCCGGGTTTTCGCCGGAGCGCCATCTGGACGTTCTGCTCCAGCACGCGCCGGAGCTGAAGGTCGACGCGGTGATCGCGGATCGGGAATCGGTGCCGGTCCCGGCGAGGCTGCGCGACGCGGCGGCCGCGCTCGGCGCCCGCGCGCACCTGGCCGACGTGGCGAAGCCGACCGCGCCGAGCCAGCACGATCCGGATGCGCTCGCGCGCTGTGTGCGAGAGGCTCTCGGTCTTGGCGAGCGCGGTGACCGGGGCCCGGAGGCGCGGCCTTAA